The Spirosoma foliorum genome has a window encoding:
- a CDS encoding DUF4269 domain-containing protein, producing the protein MNFDTIEYLQEGTQRQREAHRVLTEYRVLPKLKLFAPILVGTIPINIDIDTSDLDIICHWTHKQLFTRAVIDAFGGEKGFSFRESFVSEHEVVVANFEIGGFEIEIFGQNMPTKQQMAYRHMLIEYRLLTERGEAFRQAVIDLKWKGHKTEPAFGILLGLQGNPYVELLAYEVE; encoded by the coding sequence ATGAATTTTGACACGATCGAGTACCTACAAGAAGGCACACAAAGGCAACGCGAAGCGCATCGGGTATTGACCGAATATCGAGTTCTACCAAAGTTGAAGCTGTTTGCGCCTATCTTAGTCGGCACCATTCCGATCAACATCGATATTGACACCAGTGATCTCGACATTATCTGCCATTGGACCCACAAACAATTGTTTACTAGGGCGGTAATTGATGCTTTTGGTGGCGAAAAAGGATTTAGCTTCCGAGAATCTTTTGTCTCGGAACACGAGGTGGTTGTCGCTAATTTTGAGATTGGTGGCTTTGAGATTGAGATTTTCGGCCAGAATATGCCTACCAAACAACAAATGGCTTACCGGCACATGCTGATTGAATATCGGCTCTTAACGGAACGAGGAGAGGCCTTTCGGCAAGCGGTCATTGACCTTAAATGGAAAGGCCATAAAACAGAGCCTGCTTTCGGCATATTACTCGGCCTTCAGGGAAATCCGTATGTTGAATTGTTGGCTTATGAGGTTGAGTAA